In Liquorilactobacillus hordei DSM 19519, the following proteins share a genomic window:
- a CDS encoding C1 family peptidase, translated as MSKAIEHQQLSNFKKSLESHPEHKVLERAVTKNGIYTTSADYRSEVNMTPVFSIDLDTGDVANQKQSGRCWMFAALNTMRHDMKNKFNVPKDFELSQNYTFFWDKLEKANYFYENVIATADLPTSDRKVAFLMTTPQQDGGQWDMIVAIIEKYGIVPQSAMPETFNSSASREFNSTFNLKLRKDAVTLRKLVAEKVPVKEIEDTKEKMLDDAYRMLAYSFGEPPAHFDFEYRDSDKNYHIDRNITPIDFFNKYVGWNLDDYVSIINGPTTDKPYNHMYTVEMLGNVVDGRQVRHLNVDMETFRNVAVKQLQSGESVWFGCDVGQSSDRQKGIMDTELYHKDELFDIDLSISKAERLDYGESLMTHAMVLTGVDLVDDKPTKWKVENSWGKKVGTNGFFVMSNDWMDEYCYQIVVNKKFLSKELQEVLNEEPKVLAPWDPMGALA; from the coding sequence GTGAGCAAAGCTATCGAGCATCAACAATTATCAAATTTCAAAAAATCTCTTGAAAGTCATCCAGAGCATAAAGTACTTGAACGTGCTGTTACCAAAAACGGAATTTATACAACCTCAGCCGATTACCGCTCTGAAGTTAATATGACACCTGTTTTTTCAATTGATTTGGATACAGGAGATGTTGCTAATCAGAAGCAATCTGGCCGTTGTTGGATGTTTGCAGCACTAAATACAATGCGCCATGATATGAAGAATAAGTTTAATGTACCTAAGGACTTTGAACTTTCACAAAATTATACCTTTTTCTGGGATAAACTTGAAAAGGCTAATTACTTCTATGAGAATGTAATCGCAACTGCTGACTTACCAACATCAGATCGCAAGGTTGCTTTTTTGATGACAACCCCTCAACAAGATGGTGGTCAATGGGATATGATTGTAGCTATCATTGAAAAATATGGTATAGTTCCTCAATCAGCCATGCCTGAAACATTTAATTCTTCTGCTTCGCGCGAATTTAATAGCACATTCAACTTAAAATTACGCAAAGATGCTGTCACCTTACGTAAATTAGTTGCAGAAAAGGTACCAGTAAAAGAAATTGAAGATACTAAAGAAAAGATGCTCGACGATGCTTATCGCATGCTTGCTTATAGTTTTGGTGAGCCACCTGCTCATTTTGACTTTGAATATCGTGACTCAGATAAGAACTACCATATCGACCGTAACATTACTCCTATTGACTTCTTTAATAAGTATGTTGGTTGGAACTTAGACGATTATGTTTCAATCATTAACGGACCAACAACTGATAAACCTTACAACCACATGTACACTGTTGAAATGCTTGGTAATGTTGTCGACGGACGTCAGGTTCGTCACTTGAATGTTGATATGGAAACTTTCCGTAATGTTGCTGTAAAACAACTTCAAAGCGGTGAAAGTGTATGGTTTGGTTGTGATGTGGGTCAATCTTCTGACCGTCAAAAAGGAATCATGGACACTGAACTATATCATAAGGATGAATTGTTTGATATTGATTTGAGTATTTCTAAGGCTGAAAGATTAGACTATGGTGAAAGTCTTATGACTCATGCCATGGTTTTAACTGGTGTTGACCTTGTTGATGATAAACCAACCAAATGGAAGGTTGAAAATTCATGGGGCAAAAAAGTCGGTACAAATGGATTTTTTGTTATGAGTAATGACTGGATGGATGAATATTGCTACCAGATTGTAGTCAATAAGAAATTTCTTTCCAAAGAATTACAAGAAGTTCTCAATGAAGAACCAAAAGTCCTTGCCCCTTGGGATCCAATGGGTGCTTTAGCATAA
- a CDS encoding DMT family transporter, translated as MKKTIIYVLISTFMFSSMEIALKVAGATFNPIQLNLIRFFIGALVLLPFANKALNADQRKLGKDDWYLFFLTGFLCVIVSMSLFQLAVVATKASTVAVLFSCNPVFALIFAFIILRERLGRANLIAVVISILGLIVIIDPLHLTRPVGIILGVLAAVTFGFYSIVSRYGSKKMGLNGIVMTCYTFIAGTIELFLLSLITHIPVIADYLGSVPSLKTFKDLPILQNITIGSLPMLLYLGVCVTGGGFAFYFLAMENSNVSTASLVFFIKPGLAPILAAILIGEKVTVLTIIGIMIILLGSVVTFVGNRVKEETIIPKN; from the coding sequence GTGAAAAAAACAATAATTTATGTGTTAATATCAACTTTTATGTTCAGTTCAATGGAAATAGCATTGAAGGTTGCCGGTGCTACTTTTAATCCAATTCAATTAAATCTTATCCGCTTTTTTATAGGCGCACTGGTGTTACTGCCGTTTGCGAATAAAGCTCTGAACGCAGATCAAAGAAAATTGGGGAAGGATGATTGGTACTTATTTTTTCTCACAGGTTTTCTTTGTGTAATTGTCAGTATGTCACTTTTCCAATTGGCAGTTGTGGCAACCAAGGCTTCTACCGTTGCGGTTTTATTCAGTTGTAACCCTGTATTTGCTTTAATATTTGCATTTATTATTCTACGAGAACGTTTAGGAAGAGCAAACCTGATTGCTGTAGTGATATCTATTTTAGGATTGATTGTAATTATCGATCCACTTCATCTTACTAGACCAGTTGGAATTATTTTGGGTGTTTTAGCAGCGGTAACTTTTGGCTTTTATTCAATTGTTTCACGTTATGGATCTAAAAAAATGGGCTTAAATGGAATTGTAATGACCTGCTATACATTTATAGCAGGAACTATTGAATTATTCCTACTCTCATTAATCACGCATATACCAGTTATTGCTGATTATTTAGGGAGCGTTCCAAGTTTAAAAACCTTCAAAGATCTGCCGATTTTGCAAAATATAACAATTGGTTCTTTGCCAATGTTACTTTATCTAGGTGTTTGTGTCACAGGTGGTGGGTTTGCATTTTATTTTCTTGCAATGGAGAATTCAAATGTTTCAACCGCTTCGCTTGTATTTTTTATAAAACCTGGACTAGCTCCAATTTTGGCGGCAATCTTAATTGGGGAAAAGGTAACGGTTTTAACGATTATTGGAATTATGATTATCTTGTTAGGTTCAGTTGTAACCTTTGTAGGTAATCGTGTAAAGGAAGAAACGATAATTCCTAAGAATTAA
- a CDS encoding C40 family peptidase, with the protein MSVEHNLISKTVLVVASLVTVVGLGTHASASDTATQISDVNQKISDTQKLVDDSQKKLSKLQDQQYSDSVEISSLTKNINARKSHLAEQARSAQQNDTGSLIEFLTDSKSFSDAIDRVATVATMVQANNQTLQDQKNDQAKVAADKKQVDESVAAQKKTSEKLRNDMADLAVQKIQLKVKKANEDATKKQAEEALAAAQKAAAAVKAAKSNTEANNALATATKAVSTASTDNNSNTTATSTNTNNTASNNSATVTQTAYTTTNSATTTSASNSSVDTSSVVAAAVSLTKLNIPYVWGGQSLSGMDCSGLTAYVYAKFGVSLPHNTVSQEGYVTYESVSQAQPGDLLFWGGKGSSYHVAIYIGNGQYVHAPTTGQVVRIGTISGYTPSFAGRLK; encoded by the coding sequence ATGTCAGTGGAACATAATTTAATTTCGAAAACTGTACTTGTAGTTGCTTCACTTGTAACAGTTGTTGGTTTAGGAACACATGCTTCAGCTTCAGATACTGCAACGCAAATTAGCGATGTTAATCAAAAAATTTCTGATACTCAAAAATTAGTAGATGATAGTCAGAAAAAACTTTCAAAGTTACAAGATCAGCAATATTCAGATTCAGTTGAGATTTCCTCATTGACAAAGAATATTAATGCTAGAAAATCGCATTTGGCTGAACAAGCACGTTCAGCTCAGCAAAATGATACAGGTAGCTTGATTGAATTCTTAACAGACTCAAAGAGCTTTAGTGATGCAATTGATCGTGTTGCAACTGTTGCAACCATGGTGCAAGCTAATAATCAAACTTTGCAAGATCAAAAAAATGATCAAGCAAAAGTTGCAGCTGATAAAAAGCAGGTTGATGAATCTGTCGCAGCTCAAAAAAAGACGAGTGAAAAATTACGAAATGATATGGCTGATTTGGCAGTTCAAAAGATTCAATTGAAAGTTAAAAAGGCTAACGAAGATGCTACAAAGAAACAAGCCGAAGAGGCTCTGGCAGCAGCTCAAAAAGCAGCAGCAGCAGTTAAGGCTGCTAAGAGCAACACAGAGGCTAACAATGCTTTAGCAACAGCTACAAAAGCTGTATCAACGGCTTCTACTGATAATAACAGTAATACAACCGCTACGAGCACTAATACGAATAACACTGCTTCAAATAATTCTGCAACTGTAACACAAACAGCATATACAACAACGAATTCTGCTACAACGACCTCAGCGTCCAATTCAAGTGTAGATACAAGTTCTGTTGTTGCAGCTGCAGTATCTCTGACAAAGTTGAATATTCCTTATGTTTGGGGCGGTCAATCTTTATCAGGAATGGATTGTTCAGGTTTGACAGCATATGTTTATGCTAAGTTCGGGGTATCGTTACCACATAATACAGTGTCTCAAGAAGGCTATGTTACATATGAATCTGTTTCGCAAGCACAACCAGGTGATTTATTATTCTGGGGTGGTAAAGGAAGCTCATACCATGTAGCAATTTATATTGGAAATGGACAGTACGTTCATGCACCAACAACAGGTCAAGTGGTACGTATCGGGACAATCTCAGGCTATACACCTTCGTTTGCAGGACGTTTGAAGTAA
- a CDS encoding LCP family protein, which translates to MDNNNKNDFSASSPLRRENNHDHRKRAPHKKRRTLSLIGLIIVLILFYGAGVYAHGLLGAAQQTLDKTYQKTKVKKLRNVSQVLKKKKPFSILLLGTDTGDLGRTDKGRTDTIIVATINPKTKRATLTSIPRDTQVKITGSSNSYDKINSAYTIGGTSAAITTVQNTLHIPIDFYLLVNMGGLSKLVNAVGGVSIDPLLTFHYSYANVTKGKTVTLNGNEALAYSRMRYTDPEGDYGRQKRQKQVIGAIVSKLLTITSISNFQKILNTVKDNMQTDLTFNDMMTIETNYKDAAGTIKSYVLQGEDATIGGLSYQVATAEEKQKISNKIRSELGLNPSTATFAGQIYSSYGSSSTYGATSSSSRSTYGTYSSSSSSTYGAYSSSSRSRYGY; encoded by the coding sequence ATGGATAACAATAATAAAAATGATTTTTCGGCATCGTCTCCACTGAGAAGAGAAAATAATCACGATCACCGCAAAAGAGCCCCTCATAAAAAACGTAGAACTTTAAGTTTAATTGGCCTTATTATAGTACTTATTTTATTTTACGGGGCTGGAGTTTATGCCCATGGTCTCCTTGGGGCGGCCCAACAAACTCTTGATAAAACATATCAAAAGACAAAAGTTAAAAAGCTGAGAAATGTTTCTCAGGTTTTGAAAAAGAAAAAACCTTTCTCCATCTTACTTTTAGGAACTGATACCGGTGACCTAGGAAGAACTGATAAAGGCCGTACTGATACAATAATTGTAGCCACAATTAATCCTAAAACCAAAAGAGCAACATTGACAAGTATTCCTCGTGATACTCAGGTTAAAATTACTGGTTCGTCTAATTCTTACGATAAGATTAACTCGGCTTATACAATAGGTGGAACCTCTGCAGCAATTACCACTGTGCAAAACACACTTCATATTCCAATTGACTTCTATTTACTAGTAAATATGGGTGGGTTATCAAAATTAGTTAATGCAGTCGGTGGAGTTTCAATTGATCCTCTTCTAACCTTCCACTATAGCTATGCTAATGTTACGAAGGGAAAAACCGTAACTCTAAACGGTAATGAAGCACTAGCGTACTCAAGGATGCGCTATACTGACCCAGAAGGTGATTACGGACGTCAAAAACGCCAGAAACAAGTAATTGGAGCAATTGTTTCCAAATTACTAACAATCACATCTATATCTAACTTTCAAAAAATATTAAATACAGTCAAAGACAATATGCAAACTGACTTGACTTTCAATGATATGATGACAATTGAAACTAATTATAAAGATGCAGCTGGAACGATCAAATCATATGTACTCCAAGGTGAAGACGCAACAATTGGTGGTCTTTCGTATCAGGTTGCCACAGCAGAAGAAAAACAAAAAATTTCCAATAAGATTCGTTCCGAATTAGGACTAAATCCTTCAACAGCCACTTTTGCTGGTCAAATATATAGTTCCTATGGTTCAAGTTCCACTTATGGTGCCACTTCATCAAGTTCTCGTTCTACCTATGGTACCTATTCGTCAAGTTCTAGTTCTACTTATGGCGCTTACTCATCGAGCTCTCGTTCCCGCTATGGTTACTAG
- a CDS encoding AEC family transporter — MEVFEHSISGVLVILVMIVLGYILAERGWFGENSTKLIARLVTQIALPCYMVSTITMRFNANDLSKMLPDLRFPVISMVILMALAFAIVKVFRIRKSHAGLFSSMFFNSNTVFVGLPINQALFGDDSIPYVLIYYMANTTIFWTLGTYLIQRDGGLKTQLDWKKTVGKIFSPPLMGFIVGVILVLLKAKLPLFIKSDLDYIGNLTVPLSMLFIGISVSHAGLNHLALHKDNLLVLMGRFLCAPALMFVLVMPADMPVLMKQVFILQSAMPVMTNAPVVANLYGADSDYAAVMVTETTLISLAVVPILMLVTQSI; from the coding sequence ATGGAAGTTTTTGAGCACAGTATTTCTGGTGTGCTAGTAATATTAGTGATGATAGTATTAGGGTACATTTTGGCAGAACGCGGCTGGTTTGGCGAAAACTCAACTAAATTAATTGCTAGATTAGTGACGCAAATCGCATTACCATGTTATATGGTATCAACGATTACGATGAGGTTTAACGCCAATGACTTGTCTAAAATGTTGCCAGATTTGAGATTTCCAGTCATTTCAATGGTTATATTGATGGCACTCGCATTTGCAATTGTAAAGGTATTTAGGATCCGTAAAAGTCACGCGGGCCTTTTTTCATCAATGTTTTTTAATTCGAATACAGTTTTTGTGGGTTTGCCAATTAATCAGGCTCTTTTTGGTGATGATAGTATACCTTACGTATTAATCTATTATATGGCAAATACTACAATTTTTTGGACGTTGGGTACATACTTAATTCAACGAGATGGTGGATTAAAAACGCAATTAGATTGGAAAAAAACAGTAGGCAAAATTTTTTCTCCACCACTCATGGGATTTATCGTGGGTGTTATTTTGGTTTTATTAAAAGCAAAATTGCCACTATTTATAAAATCTGATTTGGATTATATTGGTAATTTAACTGTACCACTCTCAATGTTATTTATCGGAATCTCAGTCTCACATGCGGGGCTTAATCACCTTGCGCTGCACAAAGATAATCTATTGGTATTAATGGGACGTTTTTTGTGTGCACCTGCATTGATGTTCGTGCTTGTTATGCCAGCAGATATGCCCGTTTTGATGAAGCAGGTTTTTATTCTTCAATCGGCTATGCCAGTGATGACAAACGCACCAGTTGTCGCGAATTTGTATGGCGCAGATTCTGATTATGCTGCGGTGATGGTTACAGAAACAACGCTAATCTCACTTGCGGTTGTTCCGATTTTAATGTTAGTAACGCAAAGTATTTAA
- a CDS encoding dUTP diphosphatase yields the protein MKRGFKVVKRFNKEEIKLPTRATKNAAGYDFYAAQEFVLPSIWKLNFLKILWSIRKNQEITDIDYEKASKVLKPFLVPTGIKAYMGTEEFLMLANRSSNPLKRNLILPNGVGIIDADYYGNADNDGEIFLQLLNFGIKDVVIKKNERIGQGIFMPFLTIDVEEEPLKKRTGGFGSSGR from the coding sequence TTGAAAAGAGGATTCAAGGTAGTAAAACGTTTTAATAAAGAGGAAATTAAATTACCAACGCGTGCTACAAAAAATGCGGCAGGGTACGATTTTTATGCAGCACAAGAATTTGTACTGCCATCAATATGGAAACTTAATTTTTTAAAAATTCTATGGAGTATCAGAAAAAATCAAGAAATTACAGATATTGACTATGAAAAAGCTAGTAAAGTACTTAAGCCTTTTTTAGTTCCAACAGGAATTAAGGCATATATGGGAACTGAGGAGTTTTTAATGCTCGCAAATCGCTCTAGTAATCCGTTAAAGCGAAATTTAATTTTACCAAATGGTGTGGGAATCATTGATGCTGATTATTATGGCAATGCTGATAATGACGGTGAGATTTTTTTGCAACTTCTGAATTTTGGCATCAAGGATGTGGTGATTAAGAAGAACGAACGAATTGGTCAAGGAATATTTATGCCTTTTTTAACGATTGACGTTGAAGAAGAGCCATTAAAGAAGCGAACTGGTGGCTTTGGATCATCAGGTAGGTAA
- a CDS encoding 2,3-bisphosphoglycerate-dependent phosphoglycerate mutase: protein MVKLVLLRHGQSTANLANEYTGWSDSPLTLEGEQQAIKAGNLLNEERIIFSELHTSILTRAIKTANIVLDCINQSNIQIEKTWRLNERHYGALRGLNKQWTREVYGKKEVALWRRSFTTVPPRMDKPDEEDRRYYAYPKSILPLAESLKNASDRIIPYWVDNIAPKLIHQKNQIIVAHGSTLRALIKYIEEISDSEIDGVEVENAIPIVYELDNRLKVISKRELR from the coding sequence ATGGTTAAATTAGTTTTACTAAGGCACGGACAAAGTACTGCAAATTTGGCAAATGAATATACTGGATGGTCTGATTCACCATTGACCTTGGAAGGAGAGCAACAGGCAATAAAGGCGGGTAACCTTCTAAATGAGGAGAGAATTATCTTTAGTGAATTGCACACATCTATTCTTACACGTGCAATTAAGACCGCAAATATTGTACTTGATTGTATTAATCAAAGTAACATTCAAATTGAAAAAACTTGGCGACTAAATGAAAGACATTATGGTGCTTTAAGAGGATTAAATAAGCAATGGACAAGGGAAGTTTATGGAAAAAAAGAAGTTGCATTGTGGCGGAGAAGTTTTACTACTGTTCCTCCAAGAATGGACAAACCTGATGAGGAGGATAGACGATATTACGCATATCCAAAGTCGATTTTACCGTTAGCTGAAAGTTTAAAGAATGCTTCTGACAGAATTATTCCATATTGGGTGGACAACATTGCTCCTAAGTTAATTCACCAAAAAAATCAAATTATTGTGGCTCATGGCAGCACATTAAGGGCATTAATCAAGTATATTGAAGAAATCAGTGATTCAGAAATAGATGGAGTTGAAGTGGAAAATGCAATTCCAATTGTTTATGAACTGGACAACAGATTAAAAGTTATTTCTAAAAGAGAACTACGATAA
- a CDS encoding beta-ketoacyl-ACP synthase III, with protein sequence MPRAVKIKASAHYVPQRIVTNAELSNYMDTSDEWIQKHTGIKTRHYAINENTSDLCANVAKKLLAESGTKASEIDLIIVATISPDSITPATASLVQQKIDAVKAFSFDVSVACAGFIFALSTAEKFLRQGNYNKAIVIAGEVNSKMMDFSDRTSAVFFGDGAGGVLLTASDNPDDEMFIAEKLETSPAPNVIHSGRIAPLKEISSDSYPKMDAFYQDGRAVYEFVTSIVPEHITNLLEQNGYTTAELELVVTHQANLRLIENIALGINVPLNKFETNVEFYGNTSSAGIAIGLDRALKRGERPHVALISGFGAGLSYGSILLDLSRL encoded by the coding sequence ATGCCTAGAGCCGTAAAAATAAAAGCCAGTGCACATTATGTGCCACAGCGTATAGTGACTAATGCTGAACTATCTAATTATATGGATACTTCGGATGAATGGATTCAAAAGCATACGGGAATAAAAACTCGACATTATGCTATTAATGAAAATACATCTGATCTTTGTGCAAATGTGGCTAAAAAGTTATTAGCTGAATCTGGAACAAAGGCCAGTGAAATTGACTTGATCATAGTGGCTACAATTAGTCCAGATTCAATCACACCTGCTACAGCATCGCTTGTTCAACAAAAGATTGATGCTGTAAAAGCATTTTCTTTTGATGTAAGTGTTGCCTGTGCGGGTTTTATTTTTGCATTAAGTACTGCAGAAAAATTTTTGCGACAAGGAAACTATAACAAAGCAATTGTGATTGCAGGTGAAGTGAATTCTAAAATGATGGATTTCTCTGATCGAACTTCTGCTGTTTTTTTTGGTGACGGTGCTGGAGGTGTGTTGTTGACAGCAAGTGATAATCCCGATGATGAGATGTTCATTGCTGAAAAATTGGAGACGAGTCCGGCTCCCAACGTGATTCACAGTGGGAGAATCGCACCATTAAAGGAGATTTCAAGTGACAGTTATCCCAAGATGGATGCTTTTTATCAAGATGGACGTGCAGTTTACGAATTTGTAACATCGATAGTTCCTGAGCACATAACTAATTTACTTGAGCAAAATGGTTATACAACTGCTGAATTAGAATTGGTTGTGACACATCAAGCAAATTTAAGATTAATCGAAAATATTGCACTTGGAATAAATGTACCATTAAATAAATTTGAAACAAATGTTGAGTTTTATGGAAATACTTCTTCAGCAGGAATAGCAATTGGACTGGATCGAGCACTAAAGCGTGGAGAAAGACCGCATGTTGCATTAATTTCAGGTTTTGGAGCAGGATTGTCATATGGCAGTATTCTTTTGGATTTATCGAGATTATAA
- a CDS encoding GNAT family N-acetyltransferase: protein MITKFTENSFDYYRSETDEKPVAHIGFSLLDNSQTYLVEHTWVDESARGTGLAGKITKDFLARLDKSSKKVIPICPYTKKFFENHFEYQYLLKDEN, encoded by the coding sequence ATGATTACTAAATTCACAGAAAATTCCTTTGATTATTATCGTTCAGAAACTGATGAAAAACCTGTAGCACATATTGGTTTTTCATTACTTGACAACTCCCAGACATACCTAGTCGAACATACTTGGGTCGATGAAAGTGCTCGTGGCACAGGACTAGCTGGCAAAATTACTAAGGATTTTCTTGCAAGACTTGATAAAAGTTCAAAAAAAGTTATTCCAATCTGCCCTTATACTAAAAAGTTTTTTGAAAATCATTTTGAATATCAATATCTATTGAAAGATGAAAATTAA
- a CDS encoding IS1182 family transposase, with translation MYNNYNINQTVLSIKTDWEPKENHPARMINQIVEDLKIKDPYIFGRPRKYDLRVLLKLILFAYTKGIFSSRRINTLAEENLAARWLTQEQVPAYRTICRFRISDEVENLINQCIQKLTKYLKQNNFIDEVTFIDGTKILADANKYSFVWRKNTVRFDKLNRSAIISLLEELNEAKFKCQLPAETDLTLEMLDEIILRLENDLKDLNKKIEKEHISPNPDKSRRRKLKSLKRKLKLRQAKLLDHKMQTKIYGKRNSYSKTDHDATFMRIKEDPMLNGQLKPAYNLQIATSKQFVTAFGIFQNPGDTKTLIPFLQQQKAAGTLGKYIVADAGYGSESNYQYLEDELPEHTALIPYGTMLKENSRKWESDDRKVMNWAYHPKDDYFIDLQGVRFSFYAFRKRKDKYGFIREFKEYKANKYDNDFQVDNRAFTKSGKPRKISINGTWEYFKAKERKLLSNHQTGSIYGRRKIDVESVFGGLKACLGFRRFSVRGLEKVKREAGIALMAMNIRKLVAKNTNYNYFITQKKRLVKIKERFSLISSILKDLWHSPFFYCG, from the coding sequence ATGTATAATAATTATAACATAAATCAGACTGTACTTAGTATCAAAACTGACTGGGAACCAAAAGAAAATCATCCTGCACGGATGATTAATCAAATAGTTGAAGACCTTAAAATTAAAGATCCCTACATCTTTGGACGTCCGCGTAAGTATGATCTGCGTGTACTTTTAAAATTAATTTTGTTTGCGTACACAAAAGGTATCTTCAGTAGTCGTCGTATTAATACCTTGGCAGAAGAGAATTTGGCAGCCCGCTGGCTGACGCAAGAACAAGTTCCAGCCTACCGAACAATTTGTCGTTTTAGAATTTCAGATGAAGTTGAGAACTTGATCAATCAATGCATTCAAAAACTAACCAAATATCTAAAGCAAAATAACTTTATTGATGAGGTTACTTTTATTGATGGAACTAAAATTTTGGCTGATGCCAATAAGTATAGTTTTGTTTGGCGTAAAAATACTGTTCGTTTTGACAAGCTTAATCGCTCTGCGATTATATCCCTTCTGGAAGAATTAAATGAAGCTAAATTTAAGTGTCAGCTCCCTGCAGAGACAGATCTTACTTTAGAAATGCTTGATGAAATTATCTTGCGGTTAGAAAATGACTTGAAAGATTTGAATAAAAAGATTGAAAAAGAACACATCTCTCCCAATCCAGACAAGTCAAGGCGTCGAAAACTAAAATCTTTAAAACGAAAACTTAAGTTACGGCAAGCTAAATTATTAGATCATAAAATGCAAACCAAAATTTATGGTAAAAGAAATAGTTATTCGAAAACAGATCATGATGCAACTTTCATGCGTATTAAGGAAGATCCAATGCTCAACGGACAGCTAAAACCGGCTTATAATCTACAAATCGCCACAAGTAAACAATTTGTAACTGCCTTTGGCATTTTTCAAAATCCAGGAGATACCAAAACATTAATTCCCTTTTTACAGCAACAGAAAGCAGCTGGAACTTTAGGTAAGTATATTGTGGCTGATGCAGGATACGGTTCAGAATCAAATTATCAATATCTTGAAGATGAACTACCTGAACATACGGCATTAATTCCATATGGTACGATGCTGAAAGAAAATAGTCGCAAATGGGAAAGTGACGACCGTAAGGTCATGAATTGGGCATATCATCCTAAAGACGATTATTTTATTGATCTGCAAGGAGTTAGATTTAGTTTTTATGCTTTCCGTAAGCGCAAAGACAAGTATGGGTTTATACGTGAATTTAAAGAGTATAAGGCAAACAAATACGATAACGATTTTCAGGTTGATAACCGAGCATTCACTAAAAGCGGAAAACCTCGTAAAATAAGTATTAATGGCACATGGGAATATTTCAAAGCTAAAGAACGCAAATTGCTTTCAAATCACCAAACTGGTTCAATTTACGGACGACGTAAAATAGACGTTGAATCAGTTTTTGGTGGATTGAAGGCTTGTTTAGGTTTTAGAAGATTTTCAGTTAGGGGGCTTGAAAAGGTAAAAAGGGAGGCTGGAATTGCCTTGATGGCAATGAATATTAGAAAATTGGTGGCGAAGAACACCAATTATAATTATTTTATAACACAAAAGAAGAGATTAGTGAAAATCAAAGAACGATTTTCACTAATCTCTTCTATTTTGAAGGACTTATGGCACAGCCCCTTCTTTTACTGTGGATAA
- the rpiA gene encoding ribose-5-phosphate isomerase RpiA, with amino-acid sequence MNQDELKALVGKKAVDWVFDNMTVGLGTGSTVKYMVEALAEKIKKEKLSITGVVTSEETAKQATSLGIPLKSVDEVDHIDLTIDGADEISSDFQGIKGGGAALLFEKIVASNSKKNIWIVDQSKLVDNLGKFPLPVEVIPYGSEKVFAKFDSKGLHPTFRLAADGTKLRTDSNNYIIDLHLEQIMNPLKLAEYLKAQVGVVEHGLFLNTVNTVIVGYPSGPKVLEAR; translated from the coding sequence GTGAATCAAGATGAATTAAAGGCACTCGTTGGAAAAAAAGCAGTTGATTGGGTCTTTGATAATATGACGGTCGGTTTAGGAACTGGTTCAACAGTTAAATATATGGTAGAGGCGCTCGCCGAAAAAATAAAAAAAGAAAAGTTATCTATTACGGGTGTCGTCACTTCCGAAGAAACAGCCAAACAGGCAACTTCTTTAGGAATCCCTTTGAAATCAGTTGATGAAGTTGACCATATTGATCTTACGATTGATGGAGCAGATGAAATTAGTAGCGACTTTCAGGGAATCAAGGGTGGTGGTGCTGCACTTTTATTCGAAAAAATAGTAGCATCTAACTCAAAAAAGAATATCTGGATTGTCGATCAGAGTAAGTTAGTGGATAACTTGGGTAAATTTCCTCTTCCAGTTGAAGTAATTCCCTATGGTAGTGAAAAAGTTTTTGCAAAATTTGACTCCAAAGGACTTCATCCAACTTTCAGACTAGCTGCTGATGGTACAAAACTGCGTACGGATTCCAATAATTATATAATTGATTTGCATTTAGAACAAATTATGAATCCATTAAAGCTTGCTGAATATTTAAAAGCACAAGTTGGTGTAGTTGAACATGGTCTCTTTCTAAACACTGTCAATACCGTTATCGTCGGTTATCCTAGTGGTCCAAAAGTTCTTGAAGCTCGCTAA